The following coding sequences are from one Arthrobacter crystallopoietes window:
- a CDS encoding RNB domain-containing ribonuclease, giving the protein MPYSHVDARVNESQHLLARVLKELRTELELPAAFSPSVIAEAEKAVAQLPMPAADLTALDFVTIDPPSSTDLDQAMYIERDGGGYRLWYAIADVPAFVAPGGELDAETRRRGQTIYAPDGRIPLHPPVISEDAGSLLPDQDRSAFVWEFELDAAAVVSTVSLRRARIRSRAKLNYEQVQQDIDSGEAPVYLQLLKEVGRKRIELERQRGGASLNLPDEEIAHDGRHYFIVARPARPVEDWNAQISLMTGMAAAEIMLEGKVGILRTMPAPDEESEARFRRQTKALGHPWPEGIAYGEYLRGLNTADPKQLALMNAAGSLFRGAGYTPFDGEVPQEQTQAAIAAPYAHTTAPLRRLVDRFVLVICEALCAKTEVPGWARQALPELPQLMAASDQLSGRLERAALDAVEAALLSHRVGEEFDAVVISARNSSNHSNHNSNGNGRQDAVPHGTIQISDPAVSARCDGELQAGTAIRARLVEADIVKRTVRFELISPA; this is encoded by the coding sequence GTGCCGTATTCACACGTTGACGCCAGAGTTAATGAATCGCAGCATCTGCTCGCCCGTGTGCTGAAGGAACTGCGCACCGAGCTGGAACTTCCTGCGGCGTTCAGCCCTTCGGTCATCGCGGAGGCCGAGAAGGCCGTGGCGCAACTGCCCATGCCTGCCGCGGATCTGACCGCCCTGGACTTTGTCACCATCGATCCACCGAGCTCCACCGACCTGGACCAGGCGATGTACATCGAGCGCGACGGCGGGGGCTACCGGCTCTGGTATGCCATCGCCGATGTTCCCGCTTTTGTTGCTCCCGGCGGTGAACTTGACGCTGAGACGCGACGGCGCGGCCAGACCATCTACGCTCCTGACGGACGCATTCCGCTTCACCCGCCGGTAATCAGCGAAGACGCCGGCAGCCTCCTCCCGGACCAGGACCGCAGCGCCTTCGTGTGGGAATTCGAGCTCGACGCCGCCGCGGTCGTCAGTACGGTCTCGTTGCGCCGGGCCAGAATACGCAGCCGCGCCAAGCTGAACTACGAACAGGTCCAGCAGGACATCGATTCCGGCGAAGCGCCGGTCTATCTGCAGCTGCTCAAAGAAGTAGGGCGGAAGCGCATCGAGCTGGAGCGGCAGCGCGGCGGCGCCAGCCTGAACCTGCCGGACGAGGAAATAGCCCATGACGGCCGCCATTACTTCATCGTGGCGAGGCCCGCACGGCCGGTCGAGGACTGGAACGCCCAGATTTCGCTGATGACCGGCATGGCGGCAGCGGAAATCATGCTCGAGGGCAAGGTAGGGATCCTGCGCACCATGCCCGCTCCGGACGAGGAGTCGGAGGCCCGCTTCCGCCGCCAGACCAAGGCGCTGGGCCACCCCTGGCCGGAGGGAATTGCCTACGGCGAATATCTGCGCGGCCTCAACACCGCGGATCCGAAACAGCTGGCATTGATGAACGCCGCCGGGTCGCTGTTCCGCGGTGCCGGCTACACACCGTTCGATGGCGAGGTGCCGCAGGAACAGACCCAGGCGGCGATCGCCGCGCCATACGCCCACACCACCGCACCGCTGCGCCGGCTGGTGGACCGTTTCGTGCTGGTCATCTGCGAGGCGTTGTGCGCCAAGACCGAGGTGCCCGGCTGGGCCCGGCAGGCCTTGCCCGAACTCCCCCAGCTGATGGCTGCCTCGGACCAGCTGTCCGGACGGTTGGAACGTGCGGCACTGGACGCGGTGGAAGCGGCACTGCTCAGCCACCGGGTGGGCGAGGAATTCGACGCCGTGGTGATCTCGGCCCGCAATTCCAGCAATCACTCGAACCATAATTCCAATGGCAATGGCCGTCAGGACGCCGTCCCGCACGGCACTATCCAGATCAGTGATCCCGCTGTCAGCGCGCGTTGCGACGGGGAACTGCAGGCCGGCACCGCCATCAGGGCCCGTCTGGTCGAGGCGGATATCGTGAAGCGCACTGTACGGTTCGAGCTGATCAGCCCGGCCTGA